tcatcaaaaatattttttatttatgactAAGATTGCTCAACTCCCTCCGCTCTCAACTGGCTGTCCAAACATTATTATAACAAGATATTCTCAATTGCTCTTGAATAGCTTCTGGCTCTCTGTGGACAACATGCAAAGGACTTCTTAACATTCAAGGTGAGCGCTCACTCGACAGTCTCAGAAAGAGAAAACAAGTACAGAAAGGTCAGGAGTTCAGGGCAGGCAGACAGCCAGTGGCTCTTGCTCTTCTCTGGCCTGTTtttatttatggcaagtggcaaGTGGATGAGATGAAGGAAGGAGAGAAAAAGGTTAGGAgtgaaaaatggaaaataaagaAAGCGTGCAAAGCTGCTTTTACTAAAAGGTTTCAGGGAAAAAAAGGCATTAGTCACCGACAATTTATGCAATCTTTCCAATTTTCTTGCCGCTTCTCAATCGTACGAATAATGGTCTGACCAGGATTTGTTCTTTGCTAAGTACATATAAATTGTGCAATGACAAAAATTATTATCTGTATCCTACTCGACAATGGAGGAAAGAGTGAAAGAACTAAAAGACTAATCGAAAGCTTCTGACCAGTACGAAAAAATAATTACATACGCTTCTCCTCAAgaaggtcgcgggcgtgctggagcagcCTGAACCACTCGCCAGCCGATCACAAACCAACTACAGTAAAGAGAAATTAAAATgcctgaacaaaacaaaaaatgaatacCAGAAAGTACATCTAATTGAAATCAGTCAAAATCATGCTCCAATCTCCGAAGGTTAAATATTGATCACCATTGTGATCATTCAAGTCACAAGTAACATTTTCCAAGGCCAAGAGACACGATgggaaacccccccccccaagctcTGATCAAGGCTAGCCGGCTGGACCACATCCATGCTTCACGCCACATCTCCTCACATCATGCCATCGTCATGAATAGTGCACAGGAGCGTGTCTATCCTCACTTAAAATATGTTTGACCTTAATGCTATCTTCTGTATACAATGCACACGCATTTCTGTTTGCGCAAATTGCCACGCATGACTAGTCACCTCATTACATGGACTATAATTTCCCCTTACACACGTATAACACGGTTGCACGTCCCATATCATCCCCCCTGCTAAATGGCGTGGCCGGAGGATCATAGGATAAGCCCCATGGCATCTAATTGGCCTCCTTTAGAGACTCTGCGCACACATGATGAAGTGTCAGCCCACTCTCAGGCTGTGGAAATGTGCCGCTGCAAACGTTCTGTGACAGAGACTAATGGAGAGTCTTTGCCACAGGGATCGCTGCTGAAGCCCACGAGCATCAGTCAGTATTGAGTCGgcaacacgcacacgcatgcgcGCGCACACGAAGGAAGTTACTCGAAAACAACACTGCAAAGATAGTGGAGGAACTAAATCATTGCTCTGTATTCAATCTAAAATTCTGCATCTAAAAGAACTTGATGAGCGGTACAATGTGATTTTCATTGAAATTGCAGTGACGTCACTTTGCGTTACCGTGCCAGCCTCAGCATCTTATTGCCGACATAATTGAAGGCAAAGGTGACTCAGAGGATACGCATGCATATGTATAAAAACAAGGATGTTATGCATGCAGTAATGGCAGCTGGCTTATAAACGCTAAAAGCACTGATTAGTGGATTTTAGTTGGGTGGGGAAAGGGGACGGAaatgaaacataaaaaaataataattttaaacatGGCCCTGAAGCCAAAAACTGTCATAAAAAATGAACCTGTTTACAGGACACAAAAGTGCAACGCAAGAGCTGGCAGCGCATGACAGCTGATTTCATTTTAAGGTAGTAAATCAAAAGCTTGTAAGGTGCATGATGATGAGCAATGGTGATGATGCAATAGGCCAAGCGACGTTTCCTCACCAAAATGCCTTTGTCTCTCATCCGTGGACCAGAAAAGGGGAAAGCTGCCTGAGCTGATGAAAGACCcaagtgactttttttcttttttttttactttatcgTGCATTTACCACTTATAATATGTTTAGTCGAATAATTTTAAATCCAGAAAGTAGAAACCCTGACATAGTTCggcaaccagcagctccatggaGCTCGCTCGTTTACCTGCTGTGtaggggaatttttttttttctaaagtcaGTCTTTCATTCCGTTGCTTGAGGCTGTTTTTCAGTGATAACTTTGCTTCACACGTCATCCTGTTACAAAGATAGCTCGTGCAGGTCGATGCAAGTGAGTGCACGCTTGTACTGTACATGCACCATCGCTCTCTGACATTATTTAATGCGCTCAACATGAGAAAAGATTAATTTTCCAGCCGTGGCGCACTGCCTGCTTTTTGCCATGCGAGTGAACGTATGGAAACCCAAATTGGCCCACTTGAATCTCAGAATGAATTGTCAAAATCATTCTCTTTGTTGTCCTTATGCCATTAATTATTactattaatatattttttatgactCGTAAACTTGTCCTGAAACTTTCTTTTAGGCTGAAGGGAAGTACAAAGCAAGTGAAATCTGTAATCTCTGCATGTGGGACCTCTTTGGGTGAACAAGGGACTTCATGCGACCACCTACCTATTTTGTAACAATAATCCCACAGTGGGTGGGATTACTGCAGTCCTACATCACAAAACCTGCAAGTACAAGATTACAGTAGCTCATCCGTACaatataataatgatgatgataagcCCTCATCTCATCTCTCTGAGAGCCACATGGTAGTGATCTGGATGGTATTCTCTTTTGTCCGACAAATGAAAAATATACCCGAAAGTCCATGCACGATCAAGCGCTCTCCTAGGCTGCTGTCATTTCAGTTGCGGGTCAGTaatttcaaataaatttcccccatgaGCACTTTTGGATGTGCTGATGTCACTGCCACCGCCCAGTGAATGTagatgaagatgaagaagagTTTTTAAAGGTGGCAGATATTTAATGCAAGTTTCTTTTTGTCTTATCTAGATGTGTCAAAAGACTTCTGATAGCTGTAGACCAATCGCTCAATACAGTGAAATTCTACACCATTAATCTACAACCTTAATAATATATGTTTTATTAAATTGGCCAGTGATTTAGTCCTGTGAAgacaaattcaaatttgaaatcttAAAAAATGTCCCATTGCGAGTATCGTCTCAGTGATTGATTCTGAAGGCCCTGAACAAATTATATGGATGGaagctgaaatctgattggacaaaaaaagtACACAGACAAGTTTCAGAGTCAATGCAGCCAATAAATGCTTGGTAATGAAGAGAATGTAGCAGACTGCACTTCTGGGAATAAATTAATACAATTTCATGGAACAAATAGGTTTTGAATTAGGTTAGTCCTTCTGATAGTATTGATCCAGTTAGCTTTTTGCCCATGAGCGCCAACCATTGGACAATACATATGATTACAGAAGTATAAAATTTGTACAATCTTAATCCAGCAAAAGAGTTTGGAAGCTTCTAATGATTTAGCCATAATTTAATCAGGTAATGATATTTAAAGGCTATCCGTATGATGCAGTGCACTTCTCCAGccacaataaacactttgtccTGGTCTTGTGGCCAGTGAAATGGATTTGGGGTCCCTTCAAAGAACTTTAGTCTTTTCAAGTGTATATGTGTACATAATATATTGACTATTGAGTGTGATGTTCTGCATCATCTCTGCCACCTTTCATCATTGTTTGTATGCCACAGGTGTCGTCTCGACATTGTGATGCCGTCTGGCTTTCCTCTCTTTCCCCGCCTggttctccctccctccatctgtCGCTGACTCTTGATGCTTTGGCTTTGATTTGTTGCCATGACGATGAGCTGAGTAATCAACCGACCGCCCCCTGTGGGCTGTGTACATCTCAACTGGGGCTTCCTTCTGAAACTCGTGTTTCTGCTCATCCGCTCTAAGTGGATTTGCGGCCGGGTTGggcgtgagagagcagagttacGCCAGCGGGGCTTTCCTGCATATTctcatttatcattattatcgtAGTGCTATACTTGGTGGCACGGTGATAATCGGTTTACGCATACGCCTCGCAGTTCTGATGTTGGCGGTTCAGATTTGTGCGTAGAGTTTGGATGGTCTCTTATACTGCCTCTTACTCCCCAATTCCCCAAACATGCATGTTAAATTGCTTTCTGTGTCCATATGTTTCCTGAGAATAGTTGGCAAGAAGGTCATCTGGGATATAGGTTCCAGAACACACCTGCTCCCCTACTGAGGGTCAGtggtatggaaaatggatggacagatgaaACACTGTACTACATTTGGTACGTCTGTGCCTGAATTAGGCTTAAAAGAAGAGTTTTATAATATATGCtgcgcatttaaaaaaaataattcctgtTATTCATGTTAGACATACTGAGAGCTGCCTCTAATATTTTGCTGAACAATGCAGCCAAAATATTACAAACACCTCTCAATATGATGATGACGTTGATATTTGCAACACTTTTTGATTTTAGATTATTTTTCAAAGGATGTAAATCgcttaaaattttattttaaaaatgtttaatgATCATTACCTTTCTTTGGTGATATACTATTAGAATTATAGTCCATGAAGTTCCACTTTGTAACATTACCTTTCTTTGTTATTTAGCTGTTGttatgttgttgctgctgcaataCCTGTGTGGAATACAATTCCTGAACTTTTTAAAAGGCTCCAGTATTAATGTTTTAAGtgtttgttattattatcattacaaATGTACAGGAGTGTACCTAATGTGGTGTCTTCTATGTGTATTACGGGGACTACAACACACTCTCTGCTTCCATTCATTCCGTCTATTGTCactttcttgttgttgttgcaaaTAGATACGGGAAAGTCTATGTTCTGTTTGTGTCTATTTGCAGACTGGCCTTAGATACGCTGCAGATaacatcatcatcctcatcttcgTCCTCATCATCAGTATGATAAATTGCTTTGCGCCCCTCCCTCCTCAAGCTACACTACACAAGATAAATGCCATGTGATGCATATGAAGATTTATGAGCAGAAATAAGTTAATAACCAGCCTGCCTCATTGCTCTCCTTGTTTCCCCCAACACGCTACAAAAATGGACTCAAGTTATCTTAATAAGGAATGACTTGGATTGCGTTTTATTGTTTCAGTGCTACAAAGCTCGTGATGTCGACCTGCATGACAGAAATGCGTGGATGGAGAGCACTTGGCAACACTGGGGCGCCATTGcagacagccaacaaacacagtGAGCACAACACGAGATAAACGCACGTATGAAGAGTCCTCACAGGCCTTGTGACACACAGAGACAGAACCTGAATTCAAGTCTGTGCATTTGGATGGTTTATCTTTtgagttttgtttctttttgcccTTTATACTGTCAGTAGACATGTCCTCTTTTCCTTTGCGTAAGTCCCCAACACGTGGTTGACCATGTGTGCTCATGGCACACTttgttaggtacacctgcacaaatTCAAGAGCTGTATCCCCCAAAACATTTGCCTTTACAAATGGTATTGAACAATTGTTAATTTTCTTTATTAAAACCTATCAAATATGAATatttaacaaataaataaatcatacaaattgtaattaaaataaataaattcaaggATTTTTTTAAGTCAGAGAAAATAATtattacataaaataaataaaattactgTAGAGTTAAGTAAAGTAAGTTAAGGTTAAAAACTGAACCCTAAAATAAATTACAATTAAATtcaaaattataaataaataaataactactaGCATTGGTGTTTAAATAATACACCTCTGGCAGAATGAATTGCATATGAATACAAATAATACAAGAATATAAAgatgaataataaatacataacaTCAATAGGTAATGATACATAACTAATAACAAATTATTAAATGAATGCAAGTCAGTGTCAGTTCTTTTTGTTCAACTTTAAACCTGCAGAGGAAGCTCTGGAGGgtcaaagaataaaaatacagtTTGGTGTCAACTTTGATGCTAAAGGTGGAAGCTAAGCTAAGCATCTGGCTGGTAATCTGTATTCTTTTTAACGCACACAATGTGATGCAATGCTTACTACAAACACAGTATTAAACATGGTTAATACCAACAACTGAGATAAGGCTCTGATTCTGATACAGCTCTTGCATTTGGACGCCTGTGGACAGTGCAGTAGGTGCAATCTGATGGAGCGTTGCGTTCACGGCCTGTGGAATTTGcacttgacaatctttttgaaAGCACTTTGGAAGTCCTTGTTGAAGTAGGCGTAGATGATTGGGTTGAGCAGGGAGTTGGAGTAGCCCAGCCAATTGATGACGGCGCCCAGCCATTCGGGCATGTAGCAGCTCTCTCCGCAGAAGGGCAGCACTAGGGCCACGATGAAGAACGGCAGCCAGCAGAAGATGAACGTGCCCATGATGATGCCCAGAGTCTTCACCGTCTTGCGCTCTCGGGCCAGCGCCAATTTGCGTTTGGCACCGCAGTTCCTCTCGCTGAGGTTCTCGTGCGAGGATGACTGCGGGGTGTTGGGCAGGGCCAGGTGGCTTTTGGAACTGCTCACCTCCATCACCTCCAGGCATTCGGCCTCGTCGCCAAACTGCACGGCGCCGTTGATGCACGGCCTACCGCTACCGGCCTCCCCGTTGCTCTTCTTGTGGAGCACCGCGGGGGATAATGTCAAGCAGCGCTCACCTTTGACCTTCTCTGTCTTCTTCACTGTCTTTCGGATCCGGAAGCGAGCCGCCTTGAAGATCCGCCCATAAAGGACCAGCATGAGGATGAGAGGGATGTAGAACGCCCCGAAGGTGGAGTAGATGGTGTAGCCCGGGTCCTGGCTGATGATGCAAGCGTCGGGGTCGGCTCGGTCCTCGGCGCTCCTCCAGCCCAACATGGGCGGGATGGATACGGAGAAGCCCACCAGCCAGGTAACGCTGATGAGGAGCGCGGCTCTCCTCGGGGTGCGCTTGTTGACATAGTCTATGGGGTCCGTGATGGCCCAGTAGCGGTCCAGAGCGATGGCGCACAGGTGCAGGATGGATGAGGTGCAGCACAACACGTCCAGAGAGATGAACAAGTCACAGATCCCCTGGCCCAGGGTCCACTTGTTCAACACCTGGTATAGGGCCGCCATGGGCAGCACCAGCACCGACACCATGAGGTCCGTCACAGCCAGGGATCCGATCAAGTAGTTGGCCACGTTTTGGAGGGACCTTTCCAGGGCGATAGCGGCCACCACGCACGCGTTACCGAAGATGGAGCACAGGATGAGCGCGCCCAGCAGAAGGGAGGTGACGATCTGATAGCCCAGTTGCACGAACGGAAAGGAGTAGGAACCGccggtgttgttgttgttgttcttgtgGCTGTCGTCGGAGCCCAGCCAGTCCGCCACCACCTCCACCCCGGGCGGGTACCCGACGGTGGCGTTGCTGTCGTTGCCTCTGGTGGGAAGGTAATCCATACTTTCCCGGCGAAGCGCGGGGAGGGCATGCAGCCAGCCCGGGAAGGTGTCGAGGTTGCGAGGCTGGCTGTCCCTCAGCCGCTGCTGGTCACGGTACCGGTGCTCATCCCGTGCGTCCTGGCGCGTTCCAGCCGAGCTGGCAAGTTACTCTCAGGACGCATGACGCACGCTTGGGTGCGCGCGCGTACTGTTtacatgtgtgtgcgcgtgtgtgcgtttaaatcagttttgtgtgtgcttgtgagAGTGTGCGTGTGTCCCGTGAGGGGTGACAGCCGTGCGCGCTCACTGGTGCCGAGAGTCATCTGAGCTTGGTGACCACGTGAATGATTTTATAGCATCAGCCCCTCCACACGTCAGATCCAGGAGGTCTCGCCCCCTTTAAAGAGGGGCTCCTCCACCGCCTGCTCCCccatttttctctttttctcttcAACCTCGCACCTCACTCCGCTGGAAAAGCTGCTCTCCACTCTTTTCAACTTTCACTCACGAAGGAAAGCCTATTTCGATCAACACTGATATGAGGTTGTATAAATTGAAAACAACCATTCCTGGTTATAAACATCCACATGTAACGGGCAAAGTTTGAATGTGACGCGATGTTttggtgttaaaaaaaagttctaAATAGGAATTTCGTGAAAGAGTACGAGCAATTTCTCAACTTGTCTATAGGGGTGAACGGGCGGCAGCTGCTGCTATCTGCTGCACACAGCCAGTATTGCATCCAAATGTGGCGCTGTGGTTCTCAATCTTTAACTAGTCCACGACACATACTTTTCTATGACAAAATTTGCACAGTAACACCACCAGATAAATATGTCATGAAAAGTATACGCTACAAACTGAATGACGTCAGATAGAAGGACGGATGGACAGATGTAGAAAAATTGACCAATTGAGTGAAAATGGATAGTCTGCAAACCTGCTGGTGAAAAATGCCATAAAAAATATCGATGGATGGTTGGAATTATGATTGTTTATGTAAACAtgttaaatgttttttctctatATTGGTTTTATCTTGATTGATTGAAGGGTATAGAGAGGTATCTGTTGGAAATTGCTGACAATATGTCGactgtgtgttgttgttttatttatcaTCTAATGTTGAACAAGCCGTGGCCGCTCTGCACTCTACAAAAAGGGGCCATGAGCAGGCCTCATCCTATTGTGATCTATTGTAACAAGAGGGCACTGGGTAGGGCTGTGGATCTTTTTGTTCCACAGAACGTCCCAGTGGGCTCACTCGCAGTCTGTTGAGAGTTGCACGAGCAAAGGTCGGCTCCAGGGTTCACCACCTGCACACTGGAACCATCCCTGTGCGCTTAAAATTATCCAGAGGAAAAAGAAGCGAGTGAAATGTAAGGATGAAGAGGCAGAGTGTGGATGGGGCTTAAAGGTGCAGCCATGAGCTCCCATGTGGGGGTCAGCGGTGGGAACGAGAGCAGCATCCGTGGGGAGCAACTTCTGCGACCGGTGCTTCCAGGAAGGAAAGTCCACAGCGAGATAAGACGGGATGGAGATGAAAGAAGACAGGCAAGAAGTTGGGAGAAAAGAGGGAGACTCAGGAAGTGTGTCAGTATTGAAAATGTTGGCAATGGATCAGAAGAGGGAGGAAGCACAGAGAGTCTGTCCAGCTCTGGTTCAGATCAAGTGGAATCTGCAGTTGGGTCAAACGCAGTGGCTAGCGGCGGTGCCATCATGAATAAAACCGCTCTTCAGCATCCACAAGCAGCGGGGAGGTGTTCACCCCCATCTCTCACCTCCGTTCGAAACAGGTCACCCGTCCCCTCTCGCCCTCAGAGAGCTTCATCATCCGGGACCACCTCAGTGAGGCCACCCAGCCGTCCTCCCAGAGAGCCATGCTGGACACCTGGCGGCTTGTCACAGACTTTGACCAACGCTGAGGGAGAGACCCACTTggacgaggaggaagagggcGGAGGTGTGATGGACGTGACGAGCCCATCTCGGATCACGGTGCCGGAGAGGATGAGCAAGAAGGAGAGGAAGAGAATCAAATGTGcgaggaggaggcagaagaggaaggAGCGATGGAGGCAAAGTCAGCTGCAGGTGATCCACGCTGTTCATCGAGATCTTTTATTTGTATTCACCCGACAGCAGGCCCTTTGTTTGGAGCCACCTCAGTTAGTGGTTAACTTGCTTGAATGCAATGTGTCATCTGCAACCaggcttttatttatttccaaAATGATGTTTGGCAAAATAGTCATGATTAGAGAAATTGTGGTTGTCGGCAGCCGTCGTCATGCTCACATCGCATCTCAATAGGCATTGTGAGCTCAGCCTGAAGTGGGCTTGTGTGTGAATTAGCCGCATGATGAGGCTCGGCTGCAGTGGGCTCTTcaagcacaaaaacagacaaaggaGCAAGTTGTGCTTTGCATCTTCCATTGAATTGAATCTTACACGCGCTACAGTGTTTTGCAACAATTCATTGATCAATCTAAGATGGAAGATGTCTTAGTTAGTCCCACCTGAAATATGGTTTTGCTTCCCTTGTGCCAGACCAGACAATTAACTTTTGGGTACTTTCCAatttttctggattttttttccacccaacGCCTCAAAGTAAACATATaaatcagattttatttttctgaagatttttttggtttagatttttttcATCCTTGCCTCCTCATGGTCCCTCCAAGGAAATAATCCAAGCTCCACCAGTGACTCCAATGTCATTCTACAGATTTCTTCTTAATTGCTATCTATTTTGTGacagtgcttttattttttttcagtttcaacTTCTCATAGTTTCACCCTCTCGGGCGCCACCAACCTTCATATTGTTTTTATGGTTTCTATTAAATTGGCAGAGTTTCAGCAAGTTGGAGAGGGAGCTCTATTTTCAATGTCAAAACTTTTTCACAGTGTTGGGGTGTCACAGTGGCAATCGAACCCGCGCTGTCCGAGGTTTGGTTTGTCCTTGTCCATTGATTCAAAGCCATATGAAACATTTTGGTGGTTTTGCCAAATAATTATGGACATGCGCACAATTACGTAAAACTCCTTTTTGGCGCACTCTCCTGTCACAAACAATCTGCAATGCCAGCTGTTGAATGAATCCATCCACACAAGCTCCTCATTTCATTGCCTTTTTGTTGCTTGAGTTGCTCATTTGAGTTGAAGCTTTCTCTCTTCAAGTGTAAATGAGACATCAACAAATCGTTTTCTCCGAAAACATGTTATCGAGGCTCACtcgagtattttttttaaattaaataacttgctttttcatacaaaaagaaaaaaacatgctgATTTTCATTTGACTTGAGAAATAGCAGGCTAGCCAGAAACAGGAAAAATAGTAACAAAGTAGAATTGCAATTAAGGGCCATCATGTGTGAAATGAATGAATTACTCACAGTCACATTAatacacccccccaaaaaatccgtaaaaaaaaaaggaaaagaattaTAAAATCATCCCCCAATGTGTAGTTTTGGACTGATAGTaatcaagataaaaaaaaaaaaacttcccaaAGTTAGTCGTCTGAAATCACTGACACTGTAGTGGTTCACCCACCTGAATTTGGTGCAGGCAGGACTGGTTCAGCTCCTTCTCAGTGACTGTGTGAACGTGAGTGTGAAATGTTGTCTATTTTGATATGTGACCTGTCACCTCCATTTTCGCATGCAGTCGGCTTATGTAGTCAAAAGCTCCCTGTGACCCTGAACACAATAAGCATTCCAGAAAATGGATGTTCGAATGGACAAACTCTACCAATACTTGTGTCATACTTCTTTTTTACAAATACACCCCGGGGATTTGAAGCGGTAATTACTCTGGAAGCAACCCTTCGCTCCGCTCATATGTGAGGAGTCAACATGTGTCACTTGTGTTTACGTGGCACTATTTCAAGGTGAAGACGGGGGACTCGAGGGACAGATGTTGCCACAAAGTGACCTGGCGCAGCCGCCCGGATGATGTTgtggatgtgtgcgtgtgtgtgtgtttgtgtatgtgcaaGCTCTTGGGAGGGTTGACCCAAGGGGATATAAGCGGTACAGTGAGGGTGGTGCTGCAGAAACAGATGCAAAGCAGGTTAACAATATGCCATAAGCAGAATTATTGTGTTCCACCTAACGCTCCTTCTGTTTGCCCCGCATTTTAATGCAATCCCTGATGTGAGAAAACATTAGTGAGAGACAATCTCACTCTGTGAAAATCTCACCTGACATGGTACTTTTCAGTCACACATATTATCTTGTGCACGTGGGTGTCAAATAACAGAGACAAAACTCAGAGTACATCACACATAACCTCCACACACTAAAAGAAGACGCCCGTGTTAAAACTCCCAGGAGGAGGAAGGATATTTCATAGTGATGATAAATGTTTAAAAGCTTCACCGGTGGAGTGTTTAAtctcaggttaaaaaaataaataaaataatgcatcTATCTACACctaattgcaaaaaaaacaaatgcaattgACACCAGCCTCAACTTTGAAGCTAGATTATAAATGCCTTTATAAACAGATGAAATTGTAACCATacaataaattatttaaaaaaaaaaaatgagaattttcattttggattaaaaaaaatgcaatggaaGTGTTCATGTACACACAGGGACAAAAATGTTATGcccctaataaataaataaataaataaaatcatacaCTGCTCTAGAATTGGAGCTCAATGGACTTATTCAAAAAAAGACATTCATGAACTAGGCACCCCTAAGCTTGAAAATAATTTGACCACGAGGACCAAGATGTGTCCTCAACTTAGTCTAACgagtgctctcgctctttccTCCGCTTGACAGGGTTCCACAGGAAGCATTACCAGCAGCAGCGATGAGGATGAAGAAGACGTGAGCAAGGAGGGATACATGTGCGCCGTGTGCCTAGACGTCTACTTCAGCCCGTACATGTGTCAGCCATGCAAGCACATCTTTTGTGAACCTTGCCTGAGGACATTGGCCAAGAACTGTCCTGCGAGTACGCCCTGCCCTCTCTGCAGAACCATCATCACGCACGTCTTCTTCCAGAAGGGTGAGGCCACGGTGGGCCCTTTGTTGGAGCTCATTCGACGTAACTAATGTTGTGGTCAGTCAGCACTCACTAAactgtaaataaataatgacatgGGACGATGCACATTTTTCCCCCTATGGGCCAACACATCCATAAAAAGAGAGAGGAT
This portion of the Syngnathus scovelli strain Florida chromosome 3, RoL_Ssco_1.2, whole genome shotgun sequence genome encodes:
- the htr1aa gene encoding 5-hydroxytryptamine (serotonin) receptor 1A a; translation: MDYLPTRGNDSNATVGYPPGVEVVADWLGSDDSHKNNNNNTGGSYSFPFVQLGYQIVTSLLLGALILCSIFGNACVVAAIALERSLQNVANYLIGSLAVTDLMVSVLVLPMAALYQVLNKWTLGQGICDLFISLDVLCCTSSILHLCAIALDRYWAITDPIDYVNKRTPRRAALLISVTWLVGFSVSIPPMLGWRSAEDRADPDACIISQDPGYTIYSTFGAFYIPLILMLVLYGRIFKAARFRIRKTVKKTEKVKGERCLTLSPAVLHKKSNGEAGSGRPCINGAVQFGDEAECLEVMEVSSSKSHLALPNTPQSSSHENLSERNCGAKRKLALARERKTVKTLGIIMGTFIFCWLPFFIVALVLPFCGESCYMPEWLGAVINWLGYSNSLLNPIIYAYFNKDFQSAFKKIVKCKFHRP
- the rnf180a gene encoding E3 ubiquitin-protein ligase RNF180: MGLKGAAMSSHVGVSGGNESSIRGEQLLRPVLPGRKVHSEIRRDGDERRQARSWEKRGRLRKCVSIENVGNGSEEGGSTESLSSSGSDQVESAVGSNAVASGGAIMNKTALQHPQAAGRCSPPSLTSVRNRSPVPSRPQRASSSGTTSVRPPSRPPREPCWTPGGLSQTLTNAEGETHLDEEEEGGGVMDVTSPSRITVPERMSKKERKRIKCARRRQKRKERWRQSQLQGSTGSITSSSDEDEEDVSKEGYMCAVCLDVYFSPYMCQPCKHIFCEPCLRTLAKNCPASTPCPLCRTIITHVFFQKELNQMVRTFFPKEYACRKQNFQKATCAKWPLPSCRKLFRIFGGFRPSSPMARRQLPRAGGGFRLSALDFDDDGRGWHFDMDMVIIYIYSVNWIVGFFIVCILCYLFFPSF